In a single window of the Chelonia mydas isolate rCheMyd1 chromosome 8, rCheMyd1.pri.v2, whole genome shotgun sequence genome:
- the DNASE2B gene encoding deoxyribonuclease-2-beta isoform X2 has product MQPRFLLYKLPKYIRKESPGTGLEYIYMDSLTQAWQLSKFLINMTQSALGQTLNQLYEAHKSKNDSTVYVIYNDDVPRSKHYSWKQGHTKGFLLLDKSQGFWGIHSIPLFPPFPEEGYGYPPTGKQNAQMAICITFRYNQFAEIDKQLLCYNPNIYNCSIPDIFQLDLPNLQKLCVGSALPLVPWRHLSKLQSAQGENFLHFAKSRFFVDDIYVAWMAQQLQTDLLAESWQHDGQELPSNCSLQHHVYNINLIKTPGNSTFHSYYDHSKWCVSWRYEDLWTCIGDLNRAPQQAWRSGGFICTQNRYIYKAFRHMIFHYHSCNNS; this is encoded by the exons ATGCAGCCAAG GTTTCTTCTTTACAAGTTACCAAAGTATATCAGAAAAGAGAGTCCCGGGACTGGACTGGAGTACATTTACATGGATTCTTTGACACAAGCTTGGCAATTGAGTAAATTCCTGATCAATATGACACAGAGTGCCCTGGGGCAAACATTAAACCAACTTTATGAAGCTCATAAATCCAAG AACGACAGCACTGTCTATGTGATATACAATGATGATGTCCCTCGCTCAAAGCAttacagctggaaacaaggacaCACTAAAG GATTTCTGCTCTTGGACAAATCACAAGGTTTCTGGGGGATTCACAGCATCCCTCTGTTCCCTCCATTTCCTGAGGAGGGTTATGGATATCCACCAACCGGAAAGCAAAATGCACAGATGGCCATCTGTATAACGTTCAGATATAACCAGTTTGCAGAAATAG ACAAACAGTTGTTATGCTACAATCCAAACATCTACAACTGCTCCATCCCTGACATCTTTCAGCTTGACCTCCCAAATCTGCAAAAGCTCTGTGTAGGTTCTGCACTGCCTCTAGTCCCTTGGCGCCACCTCTCCAAACTCCAGTCAGCCCAGGGAGAAAACTTCCTCCACTTTGCTAAATCACGCTTTTTTGTTGATG ATATCTATGTAGCCTGGATGGCTCAACAGTTGCAGACAGATTTGTTAGCAGAATCCTGGCAGCATGATGGACAGGAGCTTCCCTCAAACTGCTCTCTCCAACACCACGTCTACAACATAAACCTCATTAAGACACCAGGGAATTCCACTTTCCATTCCTATTATGATCATTCTAAATGGTGTGTTTCCTGGAGATATGAAGATCTGTGGACGTGCATTGGAGACTTAAACCGTGCTCCTCAACAGGCTTGGAGAAGTGGTGGTTTCATTTGTACCCAGAATCGGTACATTTACAAAGCTTTCAGACACATGATCTTCCATTACCATAGCTGTAATAACTCCTGA